In Clostridium sp., one DNA window encodes the following:
- a CDS encoding CDP-alcohol phosphatidyltransferase family protein: MKHIPNLITLMRVLGTVVLVFIEPFSGLFFIIYFICGISDVLDGIIARKMNLVSKKGQILDSIADFFMVIVLLFIFVLNFKFPLLIIYWVIIIAVIRLTSLGIGFMRYKQLAFLHTYANKLTGMILFCSPFMYIGLGLYTTTVLACCIASISALEELIINAVSKKLHRDIKCIFSVLKGRGI, translated from the coding sequence ATGAAGCACATTCCCAACTTAATTACACTAATGAGAGTATTAGGAACAGTGGTTTTAGTGTTTATAGAACCATTTTCAGGATTGTTCTTTATTATATATTTTATATGTGGTATCAGTGATGTTTTAGATGGAATTATTGCACGAAAAATGAATCTGGTAAGTAAAAAGGGGCAAATCCTTGATAGTATTGCAGATTTTTTCATGGTTATAGTATTGTTGTTCATATTTGTGCTTAATTTTAAGTTTCCTTTATTAATCATATATTGGGTAATTATTATTGCGGTTATTCGCTTGACATCGTTGGGTATTGGTTTTATGCGTTATAAGCAGCTTGCCTTTTTACATACTTATGCCAATAAGCTGACAGGAATGATTTTATTTTGCTCACCATTTATGTATATTGGATTAGGATTGTATACAACAACTGTTTTAGCTTGCTGTATTGCAAGCATTTCAGCGCTGGAAGAATTAATTATCAACGCTGTTTCTAAAAAATTACATAGAGATATTAAATGTATATTTTCAGTTTTGAAGGGAAGGGGAATATGA
- a CDS encoding GNAT family N-acetyltransferase produces MKIVDGRIYLTQIKDLIIEYTKSLNRDLTFQHLTEELNDLKSKYTKPNGEILAAISDKGNVVGCVAFYKHTDKRCEMKRLYVKPEYRKLKIGQKLIKDIIELASKDGFEEIVLDTIRPLKRAIYLYKKFGFREIPAYYDNPMDDVIYMRLVLS; encoded by the coding sequence ATGAAAATAGTTGATGGAAGAATATATCTGACACAAATAAAAGATTTAATTATCGAATATACAAAATCACTTAATAGGGACTTGACTTTTCAACACCTGACAGAGGAATTAAATGATTTGAAAAGCAAATATACAAAGCCTAATGGAGAAATTTTGGCAGCTATTTCTGATAAAGGAAATGTAGTTGGCTGTGTTGCATTTTACAAGCATACTGATAAACGCTGTGAAATGAAAAGATTATATGTAAAACCGGAATATAGAAAATTGAAAATTGGTCAGAAACTAATAAAAGATATAATTGAATTAGCTTCTAAAGATGGATTTGAAGAAATAGTTTTAGATACAATAAGACCATTAAAGAGAGCCATTTATTTATACAAAAAATTTGGCTTCCGAGAAATTCCAGCATATTATGATAATCCAATGGATGATGTTATATATATGAGGCTAGTCCTGAGTTAG
- a CDS encoding DUF1648 domain-containing protein produces MKIKKNKYDIVVNFLSLLCLVGTVIFLIISWETIPAEIPGHYNGAGEVDKITDKNSLIVLLAVEWIMFIGLSVVEKFPQIWNTGIQATEQNTEKVYRILKTMIGTIKLLFVLVFSYLTIHSTTGENLSFLFLPVVLILIFGAMAFFIFQLGKEKWINV; encoded by the coding sequence ATGAAGATTAAAAAGAATAAATACGACATTGTCGTTAATTTTTTAAGTTTACTGTGTCTGGTAGGAACAGTTATTTTCTTGATTATTTCATGGGAAACAATACCAGCTGAAATACCAGGACATTATAATGGTGCTGGTGAGGTTGATAAAATAACAGATAAAAATTCCCTGATTGTGCTTTTGGCGGTTGAATGGATTATGTTTATTGGATTATCCGTTGTAGAAAAATTTCCGCAAATATGGAATACGGGAATACAAGCAACGGAGCAAAACACGGAAAAAGTATATAGAATTTTAAAAACCATGATAGGTACTATAAAATTGTTATTTGTCCTGGTATTTTCATATTTAACGATACACTCAACCACCGGGGAAAATTTATCATTCTTATTCTTACCGGTTGTTCTAATTTTGATATTTGGAGCGATGGCATTTTTTATATTTCAACTAGGAAAAGAAAAGTGGATAAATGTTTAA
- a CDS encoding winged helix-turn-helix transcriptional regulator, with protein MPQKLCYLGNKEPFEYTLSVIGGKWKLKIIYVLACMETVRYGVLKRNIGGITHKMLSSQLKELQSEGVISRKQYSQIPPKVEYSLSKKGESLIPIVKSICKWGKEYNTVNH; from the coding sequence ATGCCGCAGAAATTATGTTATTTGGGAAACAAAGAACCATTCGAATATACGCTATCTGTCATAGGAGGAAAATGGAAACTCAAAATCATTTATGTTCTTGCATGCATGGAAACTGTGAGATATGGTGTTTTGAAAAGAAATATCGGTGGAATTACACATAAGATGTTAAGTTCACAGCTTAAAGAGCTGCAGAGTGAGGGTGTCATATCAAGGAAACAATACTCACAAATTCCACCTAAAGTAGAATATTCACTTAGTAAAAAGGGAGAAAGTCTTATTCCTATTGTAAAATCCATATGTAAGTGGGGAAAAGAATATAATACGGTGAATCATTGA
- a CDS encoding lantibiotic protection ABC transporter ATP-binding protein: MDNLILETSDLCKAFKGEYAVKNISLKIKKNSIYGLLGPNGAGKSTTLKMLTGMLRPTSGKILFENKSWSRSNLKDIGALIESPPLYGNLTARENLKVRTTVLGLPESRIDEVLGMVDLENTGKKRAHQFSMGMKQRLGIALALINHPKLLILDEPTNGLDPFGIQQLRELVRSFPKQGITVILSSHILSEVEQVAREIGIISGGVLGYQGDMKAGEDLEKLFVEVAGKYRREGE; encoded by the coding sequence ATGGATAATTTGATTTTGGAAACCAGTGATCTCTGTAAAGCCTTCAAGGGAGAATATGCGGTGAAGAACATATCCCTCAAGATAAAGAAAAATTCCATCTATGGACTTCTGGGACCCAATGGGGCGGGAAAATCCACCACACTGAAGATGCTGACAGGCATGCTGCGTCCCACAAGCGGGAAGATCTTATTTGAAAACAAGTCCTGGAGCAGGAGCAATTTAAAGGATATAGGGGCACTTATTGAGTCCCCGCCTCTTTATGGAAACCTTACTGCCAGAGAAAATCTCAAGGTGAGAACTACAGTTTTGGGACTGCCGGAGAGCAGAATTGACGAAGTTCTGGGTATGGTTGACCTTGAAAATACGGGAAAAAAGAGGGCACATCAGTTTTCCATGGGTATGAAGCAGCGCCTTGGTATAGCTCTGGCCCTTATAAACCATCCGAAGCTTTTAATTCTGGACGAGCCCACCAACGGACTTGATCCTTTTGGAATACAGCAGTTAAGAGAGCTTGTAAGATCATTTCCAAAGCAGGGTATAACAGTTATACTGTCAAGTCATATACTTAGTGAAGTAGAACAGGTGGCCCGGGAAATAGGAATTATTTCAGGTGGAGTTTTGGGATATCAGGGAGATATGAAAGCAGGAGAGGATCTGGAAAAACTTTTTGTGGAAGTTGCAGGAAAATACAGAAGGGAGGGCGAATAA
- a CDS encoding lantibiotic immunity ABC transporter MutE/EpiE family permease subunit has product MAAYFKSESLKIKHGFSKKLVFLAPVFTIIVSLFLSAAYFHETVYNWWYVMILPGMMSILCTLVAKQDGRMKNMAVIPLSVDLKKVWMSKIFLCMIIMAEASAVVLAGAVVIGNLLGIGVFKLPLLNQFEGISVLALTFLWQIPLCLFLGSKIGMFPTIIINMAAYMVLGILCAVKGFLWMIPYAIPARLMCPILKILPNGLPTVPGNQTFRPELLSKGVILPGIAISLVLFLVLAFATSKWYERQEAK; this is encoded by the coding sequence ATGGCAGCATATTTTAAGTCCGAGTCTTTAAAGATAAAGCACGGATTTTCAAAAAAACTTGTTTTTTTGGCACCTGTTTTTACAATAATAGTGTCCCTTTTTCTTTCTGCAGCTTATTTCCATGAGACTGTCTATAACTGGTGGTATGTAATGATACTTCCGGGAATGATGTCCATACTGTGCACCCTTGTGGCGAAACAGGATGGCAGAATGAAAAACATGGCGGTGATACCACTGTCGGTGGATCTTAAAAAAGTGTGGATGTCAAAGATATTTTTGTGCATGATTATTATGGCGGAGGCTTCAGCTGTTGTTCTGGCAGGTGCTGTAGTTATCGGCAACCTCCTGGGTATAGGTGTTTTCAAATTGCCTCTTTTAAATCAGTTTGAAGGAATTTCAGTGCTTGCACTCACTTTTTTGTGGCAGATTCCACTCTGCCTTTTTCTTGGAAGCAAAATAGGAATGTTCCCCACAATTATCATAAATATGGCAGCTTATATGGTGCTTGGGATATTGTGTGCGGTAAAAGGTTTTCTCTGGATGATACCATATGCCATTCCCGCAAGGCTCATGTGTCCCATTTTAAAGATTCTTCCAAATGGCCTGCCGACTGTTCCGGGAAATCAGACCTTCAGGCCGGAGCTTCTTTCAAAGGGTGTCATTTTACCTGGAATTGCAATTTCTCTGGTTTTGTTTTTAGTACTTGCATTTGCAACTTCAAAGTGGTATGAAAGACAGGAGGCAAAATAG
- a CDS encoding lantibiotic immunity ABC transporter MutG family permease subunit: MVQLFRLVRADFQKIKRSSLLWIHVLVPFFISAAFVAYYSNSTVNTVSKISGYFQVFSIGFPLIIGIVTGSAAEQEADAANFQQLLTAEYKTAGFLSKIVMLFLLELFSLSIAAGVFAAGMKFSKVDNLISAAIYGKIVLLLFSSMVFLYFLHVLCSLRFGSGASIGLGIGESLISALMLTGLGDGIWKWIPCAFGVRFSYYYIGLNANTANSAYIIEDFKSGIYTCTAMTIAIIIISVVFFHSFEGRNGD, encoded by the coding sequence ATGGTTCAGTTGTTTAGGCTTGTCAGGGCGGATTTCCAGAAAATAAAGAGGAGCTCTCTTTTGTGGATTCACGTTCTTGTACCATTTTTTATATCGGCGGCATTTGTGGCCTACTATTCAAATTCCACTGTAAATACAGTTTCGAAGATATCCGGATATTTCCAAGTATTCTCCATAGGGTTTCCTCTCATAATAGGAATAGTGACAGGTAGTGCAGCGGAGCAGGAAGCAGATGCGGCAAATTTTCAGCAGCTTTTGACGGCAGAGTACAAGACGGCCGGATTTTTAAGCAAAATAGTCATGCTTTTCTTGCTGGAGTTATTTTCCCTGTCCATTGCAGCAGGTGTTTTTGCAGCTGGAATGAAGTTTTCAAAGGTTGATAATCTCATTTCTGCAGCAATTTATGGAAAAATTGTTTTACTGCTTTTTTCAAGCATGGTATTCCTATATTTTCTCCATGTACTCTGCAGCCTGAGATTCGGCAGCGGGGCGTCCATAGGTCTTGGAATCGGGGAAAGTCTCATTTCAGCTCTGATGCTCACAGGCCTTGGAGATGGAATATGGAAGTGGATTCCCTGTGCCTTTGGAGTGAGATTTTCCTATTATTATATTGGTTTAAATGCAAATACTGCAAACAGTGCCTATATTATAGAAGATTTTAAAAGTGGAATTTATACCTGCACTGCAATGACAATTGCTATAATTATAATAAGTGTGGTTTTCTTTCATTCTTTTGAGGGAAGAAACGGAGATTGA
- a CDS encoding response regulator transcription factor, translating into MARILAIDDEEGILEIIKAALSREGHEVTAVSNFSNFTVEKCQDYDLILLDIMMPDMDGFTLCRKIRDMVDCPIIFLTAKTSEEDIIKGLGLGGDDYITKPFGIGELRSRVAAHLRREHREKHNSFALGKIKFKMSAKEVYVKDKLVSLTKGEYEISEFLALNHSQVFSREKIYESVFGFDGKSDSSAVVEHIKNIRAKFGSVNCNPIRTVWGIGYKWV; encoded by the coding sequence ATGGCTAGGATACTGGCAATTGACGATGAAGAGGGTATTCTTGAAATTATAAAAGCTGCACTTTCCAGGGAAGGACATGAAGTTACTGCTGTCAGCAATTTTTCAAATTTTACGGTGGAAAAATGTCAGGATTACGATCTGATACTTCTGGATATAATGATGCCGGATATGGACGGATTTACCCTCTGCAGGAAGATCCGGGATATGGTGGATTGCCCTATTATATTTTTGACGGCGAAGACCTCTGAAGAAGACATTATAAAGGGACTTGGACTGGGTGGAGATGATTATATTACAAAACCTTTTGGAATTGGAGAGCTCAGATCCCGTGTGGCAGCTCATCTAAGAAGAGAGCACAGGGAGAAACACAACAGTTTTGCCCTGGGAAAAATTAAATTTAAAATGTCCGCAAAAGAAGTTTATGTAAAAGACAAACTGGTGTCTCTGACAAAGGGCGAGTATGAAATCAGTGAATTTTTAGCACTAAACCACAGCCAGGTGTTTTCCAGGGAGAAGATATATGAGTCCGTATTTGGATTTGACGGGAAAAGTGACAGCTCTGCCGTAGTGGAGCATATAAAAAACATAAGGGCAAAGTTTGGCAGCGTTAATTGCAATCCAATAAGGACAGTCTGGGGGATTGGTTACAAATGGGTTTAA
- a CDS encoding sensor histidine kinase, whose product MLKANIVFPANYFEKKIQQNGNEIARAEKVTEALVPEGCQYGVYSRQGKVLYGNFKAGEFQEVWRDFKNNKMNSGRNGYYKFFYRNDEICIVRYPLTVQFTNLFLRKYFPNVENVSYIFVFLIFIVGILLLSGKFGRYFSKEMDILMKIVERIKQHNLDFNPRHSRIHEIDKVINSLDEMKRTLKDSLEKQWDMESARKNQISSLAHDIKTPLTIIKGNAELMKESCSDSAAMKYNQHILESAGEIERYLELLMDMIKSESSIDFNPVKIDTKTFFKKLESQGKALAARRDLQFEISKGENVPEFFRGDENLLYRALLNVISNAVEYSSEGGKINFKLERKDHRISFSVEDSGMGFSKEELQLAVEQFYRGDSSRTSRTHYGMGLFIAKSFMKLHGVCMKLLNSEITGGALVILEMPLDVPE is encoded by the coding sequence ATGCTGAAAGCAAATATTGTATTTCCAGCCAATTATTTTGAAAAGAAAATCCAGCAAAATGGGAATGAAATTGCAAGGGCGGAGAAGGTAACTGAAGCTCTGGTGCCTGAAGGCTGCCAGTATGGTGTTTACAGCAGACAGGGCAAAGTTCTCTATGGAAATTTTAAAGCCGGGGAATTTCAGGAGGTCTGGAGGGATTTTAAAAACAATAAAATGAATTCAGGGAGAAATGGCTATTACAAGTTTTTTTACAGAAATGATGAAATCTGTATTGTCAGATATCCACTGACGGTGCAATTTACAAATTTATTTCTCAGGAAATATTTTCCTAATGTTGAAAATGTCTCATATATTTTTGTATTCTTAATTTTTATAGTGGGGATACTTTTACTCTCCGGGAAATTTGGCAGGTATTTCTCAAAAGAGATGGATATACTGATGAAAATTGTAGAGCGGATAAAACAGCATAATCTTGATTTCAATCCCCGGCATTCAAGAATCCATGAAATTGATAAGGTCATAAATTCTTTGGATGAAATGAAAAGGACACTGAAGGATTCACTGGAAAAACAGTGGGATATGGAAAGTGCAAGAAAAAATCAAATATCTTCACTGGCCCATGACATAAAGACACCACTTACCATTATAAAGGGAAATGCAGAACTTATGAAAGAGAGCTGCAGTGATTCTGCGGCTATGAAATACAACCAGCATATTCTTGAAAGTGCCGGTGAAATTGAACGTTATCTGGAATTGCTTATGGATATGATAAAATCGGAAAGCAGTATTGATTTTAATCCGGTTAAAATAGACACGAAAACATTTTTTAAAAAGTTGGAAAGCCAGGGGAAGGCTCTTGCAGCTAGGAGGGATCTTCAATTTGAGATCAGCAAAGGGGAAAATGTACCGGAATTTTTTCGTGGAGATGAAAATTTACTGTACAGGGCCCTTTTAAATGTTATATCAAATGCAGTTGAATATTCTTCAGAAGGTGGAAAGATTAATTTCAAACTGGAGAGAAAGGATCACAGGATAAGTTTCTCAGTTGAAGATAGTGGCATGGGATTTTCAAAGGAGGAGCTGCAGCTCGCCGTGGAACAATTTTACAGGGGTGACAGCAGCAGAACCTCAAGAACTCATTATGGCATGGGGCTTTTTATTGCAAAGTCCTTTATGAAACTTCATGGGGTCTGTATGAAGCTGTTGAATTCTGAAATTACAGGGGGAGCTCTTGTAATACTCGAGATGCCACTTGATGTACCAGAGTAA
- a CDS encoding AbrB/MazE/SpoVT family DNA-binding domain-containing protein — protein sequence MAGPKGKYAWTVKVGEKGQIVIPKEARDVFNIKPGDTLILLGDEEQGIAIPPQSMFSKLTQMIFDGKLPDSHKEEKK from the coding sequence ATGGCAGGACCAAAGGGAAAATATGCGTGGACAGTTAAAGTTGGAGAAAAAGGGCAGATTGTAATACCAAAAGAAGCAAGAGATGTTTTCAACATTAAACCAGGTGACACACTGATTTTGCTGGGGGATGAAGAGCAGGGGATTGCAATTCCACCTCAAAGTATGTTTTCAAAGCTTACACAGATGATTTTTGACGGAAAACTGCCCGATTCCCACAAGGAGGAGAAAAAATGA
- a CDS encoding ABC transporter ATP-binding protein gives MSILSVMDLNKKYERFELSNVSFSLEKGTITGFIGRNGAGKTTTLKSLLNFVHPDRGEIVFFSRKFKDSEFEIKQKVGFVSGGINYYPKKKIKVISATTRRFYKQWDNRAYSHYMDMFKLDENKTPDELSEGMKVKYSLALALSHNAELLILDEPTSGLDPVSRDDLLGVFLELEAKGITILFSTHITSDLDKCADNILYIKNGKILANAHMNSFLSQYRVLELTEEQLTDDLKLKLIGCKKSKYGYSALIKTADCRNVNAKMSDVDLESAMVHLERE, from the coding sequence ATGAGCATTTTATCAGTTATGGATTTAAATAAAAAATATGAACGCTTTGAACTGAGCAATGTTTCGTTTAGTTTAGAAAAGGGGACAATTACCGGTTTTATAGGTCGTAATGGTGCAGGAAAAACCACAACTCTGAAGTCACTTCTGAATTTTGTCCATCCGGATAGGGGTGAGATCGTGTTTTTCAGCAGGAAATTTAAAGACAGTGAATTTGAAATAAAGCAAAAAGTAGGGTTTGTTTCAGGGGGAATTAATTATTATCCCAAAAAGAAGATAAAGGTAATTTCAGCAACTACCCGCCGTTTTTATAAGCAGTGGGATAATAGGGCATATAGTCATTACATGGACATGTTCAAACTGGATGAAAATAAAACTCCTGATGAGCTATCAGAAGGGATGAAAGTAAAGTATTCACTTGCTCTGGCGCTTTCACATAATGCTGAGCTTTTAATTCTTGATGAACCCACAAGCGGGCTTGATCCTGTATCAAGGGATGACCTGCTTGGTGTTTTTCTGGAACTTGAGGCAAAGGGTATTACAATTTTATTTTCTACTCATATTACCTCTGACTTGGATAAATGTGCAGACAATATCCTATATATTAAAAATGGAAAAATTCTTGCAAATGCCCATATGAATTCATTTTTATCACAATATAGAGTATTGGAGCTTACAGAGGAACAATTGACGGATGACCTCAAATTAAAATTGATTGGGTGCAAAAAGAGCAAGTATGGATATAGTGCTTTAATTAAAACTGCAGATTGCAGGAACGTAAACGCAAAAATGTCAGATGTTGATTTGGAATCAGCTATGGTCCACTTGGAAAGGGAGTGA
- a CDS encoding ABC-2 transporter permease: MKNMLYKEFNLAMHPTSIMFLLLSAMLLIPNYLYYVTFFYTALAIFFTCLSGRENNDIFYSMTLPVRKRDIVKSRFLHVVILELVQILTAVPFALIRRTYTLPGNIAGIDANVAFFGFSFMMLGIFNLVFFTRYYRNTDKVGTAFAVGSTAIAVFMLAAESGVHIVPFMKNVLDTRDPDFILYKVAVLIGGIILYVLMTFFSYMKSARSFEKLDL, from the coding sequence ATGAAAAATATGCTTTACAAAGAATTTAATCTTGCCATGCATCCAACATCCATTATGTTTCTATTGCTGTCAGCGATGCTGCTTATACCCAATTATCTTTATTATGTGACATTCTTCTATACTGCTCTGGCAATTTTTTTCACTTGTTTGAGCGGCAGGGAAAATAACGATATATTTTATTCCATGACACTTCCTGTGCGTAAAAGGGATATTGTGAAATCCAGGTTTTTACATGTTGTCATACTGGAGCTTGTTCAGATTTTAACTGCTGTTCCCTTTGCGTTGATTAGGAGAACATATACTTTGCCTGGAAATATTGCCGGTATTGATGCCAATGTTGCATTTTTCGGGTTTTCATTTATGATGCTTGGTATCTTCAATCTTGTTTTTTTCACCAGGTATTATAGGAATACAGATAAAGTCGGAACAGCCTTTGCTGTGGGGAGTACTGCAATTGCCGTATTTATGCTGGCTGCAGAATCAGGTGTTCATATTGTACCTTTTATGAAAAATGTTCTTGATACCAGAGATCCGGATTTCATTTTATACAAGGTTGCAGTGTTAATTGGAGGAATCATTTTATATGTGCTGATGACATTCTTCTCGTATATGAAATCCGCCAGGTCTTTTGAAAAATTGGACCTGTAA
- a CDS encoding LysE family transporter — protein MSLAVFWTMLIYMLICSFTPGPGNILALNTTTHFGWQRGKRLIFGICAGYACVQILCTLAIYGLNTFLTPALHILKYIGSIYMVWLAVHILSSKPLKNGENEQASFRDGFSLQFVNVKIYFYIITLLMSYLVPYISTLYVLLLAGIGVVAVGGTACLTWALLGIKMQRIYEEHYKFINSILSLFLLYCAWDIARG, from the coding sequence ATGTCACTAGCAGTTTTTTGGACAATGTTGATATATATGCTGATTTGTTCTTTTACACCTGGTCCTGGGAATATTTTAGCTCTAAATACTACAACTCACTTTGGCTGGCAAAGAGGAAAACGACTAATATTTGGTATTTGTGCAGGTTATGCCTGTGTACAGATTCTTTGTACCTTGGCAATATACGGATTGAATACTTTCCTCACGCCAGCACTTCATATTCTCAAATATATTGGGAGTATATATATGGTATGGCTGGCAGTACATATTCTTTCGAGTAAGCCATTAAAAAATGGGGAGAACGAACAAGCATCATTTAGAGATGGATTCTCTCTTCAATTTGTAAATGTAAAGATCTATTTTTATATTATAACTTTGTTGATGAGTTATCTTGTCCCCTATATTAGCACTTTGTATGTCTTACTTTTGGCAGGTATCGGGGTGGTTGCTGTTGGAGGCACAGCTTGTTTAACATGGGCATTACTTGGAATTAAGATGCAGCGTATTTACGAAGAACACTACAAATTTATTAATTCTATATTGAGCCTGTTTTTGCTGTATTGTGCTTGGGATATTGCAAGGGGGTGA
- a CDS encoding winged helix-turn-helix transcriptional regulator has translation MYQHKMQKDIRCPLEYGLEIFGGKWKSRIICVLAEKGTLRYSVLRKEMSNITDTVLTSTLKELIADGIVHRKSFDEIPPHVEYCLTEKGNSVIPILQSICKWSGAYHKEDNENTMAHCKKCDYK, from the coding sequence ATGTATCAACATAAAATGCAGAAGGACATTCGATGTCCTCTTGAATATGGTCTTGAAATTTTTGGCGGAAAATGGAAATCACGAATCATATGTGTTTTAGCTGAAAAAGGCACTTTACGATACAGTGTACTTCGAAAAGAAATGAGCAATATAACGGATACAGTTTTGACATCTACTCTCAAGGAACTAATTGCAGATGGTATTGTACATAGAAAGTCATTTGATGAGATTCCGCCTCATGTAGAGTATTGCCTTACAGAAAAGGGCAATTCTGTAATTCCTATTTTACAGAGCATCTGTAAATGGTCTGGAGCTTATCACAAGGAGGATAATGAAAATACAATGGCACACTGTAAAAAATGTGACTATAAATAA
- a CDS encoding GNAT family N-acetyltransferase, translated as MITYTKEKKFNQEEVQQLFLSVGWISGQYPSRLYKALMNSSTVLTAWDGNKLVGLIRVLDDSEMVAYMHYVLVHPDYQGQKIAGTMIEMIKEKYKDYLYIEIMPEQSKNSVFYEKFGFKIMADGVAMQLCNFNNQY; from the coding sequence ATGATTACTTATACAAAGGAAAAAAAATTTAACCAAGAAGAAGTACAGCAATTATTCTTATCAGTTGGATGGATATCTGGACAGTACCCAAGTCGATTGTATAAGGCATTGATGAATTCTTCCACAGTACTGACAGCTTGGGATGGAAATAAACTTGTAGGTCTCATACGTGTACTGGATGACAGCGAAATGGTGGCATATATGCACTATGTTTTGGTGCATCCCGATTATCAAGGACAGAAAATTGCAGGAACAATGATTGAAATGATTAAAGAGAAATATAAGGATTATTTATATATTGAAATTATGCCAGAACAGAGCAAAAATTCAGTTTTTTATGAAAAGTTTGGTTTCAAAATTATGGCAGATGGTGTAGCAATGCAACTTTGTAATTTTAATAATCAATACTAG
- a CDS encoding amidohydrolase family protein, which yields MIIDGHSHLTLPIQNHIETMNKAGVDKTVLFSTSFHPELAKNAIQVKDSMQYLNDLLAGRKGNMTEVRKKSVHELVNAIKKYPDRYVGFGAVPPVLNLKDTTEYVNNTIFKNHLAGIGEFTLGSGQSHLLKNIFKVSSEFNNLPIWIHAFFPTTLEDIKSISIFAHNYPSVPVILGHLGGVNWLETMDIVKETSNLFLDTSAYYSTFVLKTVINEIPEKCIFGVDRPFGDLELSIEAILKTAESKFIADAVLGENIAKLLGI from the coding sequence ATGATTATTGACGGACATTCTCATCTTACTCTACCTATCCAAAATCATATAGAAACCATGAATAAGGCAGGAGTCGATAAAACAGTGCTATTTTCTACATCTTTTCATCCTGAATTAGCTAAAAATGCAATACAGGTGAAAGATTCAATGCAATATCTAAATGACTTATTAGCTGGCAGGAAAGGAAATATGACTGAAGTACGCAAAAAATCAGTCCATGAATTAGTAAATGCTATAAAAAAATACCCAGATCGTTATGTTGGATTTGGTGCCGTACCTCCAGTTTTAAATTTAAAAGATACAACTGAATATGTAAATAATACTATTTTCAAGAATCATTTAGCTGGTATTGGAGAATTTACTTTGGGAAGCGGACAGTCTCATCTTTTAAAAAATATATTCAAAGTATCAAGTGAATTCAATAACCTTCCTATTTGGATACATGCCTTTTTCCCGACTACACTTGAAGATATTAAATCCATATCTATATTTGCACACAACTATCCTTCGGTACCTGTTATTCTAGGACATCTGGGAGGAGTTAACTGGCTTGAGACAATGGATATTGTAAAAGAAACTTCCAATTTATTTCTTGATACTTCTGCATACTATTCTACATTCGTACTGAAAACTGTAATCAATGAAATCCCTGAAAAATGTATCTTTGGAGTAGACAGACCTTTTGGTGACCTTGAACTTTCCATAGAAGCCATACTTAAAACTGCTGAATCCAAATTTATTGCAGATGCAGTATTGGGAGAGAATATAGCTAAGCTGCTTGGAATTTAA